gatgtgagccactattcctggctgaaaattttttaaaattaaaatatggatAGTAGCAGTTTCAGTCTGAGCCACAGAGGGTGGCAGCATCAATGAATGGTAACTGCTGTTACAGAGTTCGGACCACAGCTTTCTAGTttcaaaaacatgatttttaaaagcatccACAGGTGACTGGAAATCCTTAAGCAACATTAATAAACTTGTTATATAGTAACTTATATGCCAGAATGTTAATCTAATAGAGGAGAAGATAAGGAGAAACCACAATCATATTCAAAACATCAATATCTAATACTAAAGACTACGGAAAACTGTAATCAGAAGTCAgaaaggcatggaatgaaatcaacgaACATTGTATggtcttagaaaatattttattggggCAACCCgtttgggtccccttccacgctgtggaagctttgttctttcgctcttcacaataaatcttgctgctgctcaaaaaaaaatatataatataatatatatattatatatatatatatatattttattggtcTCTGAGAAAGTCTCCCTTTGCAGTACGAACTAACCTTGTGGAGTGGCTAGATCATGACTGCTCACTTCAGCATCTGTCTCTTACTGAATGTTTCTTATCCTCTTGCTTTCTTGGGGGTCTGAGGATGGGGGGCTGTAGCATGTGTAAGAGATGACACTCACTAGGAACACATTTTTGAGGGCTGCCCCGCAGCAGGAAGCGGCTCTGGAGGCCATGGGCCAATGAAGGTGCTGTGACGTTTACACTCACAGCCATCTGCAGCAGTCCACACTTTATTACAATTACAGTTAACATTTTCTTCCACAGTATTTCCTgataatatttaacaaaataaataatgagactAAACCCTAACTCATGTCAAATGAGTGTGAGCAATTATTACCTTACACACACTATACTGTCCCAACAGCCAGGTAATGAACTCTGATCTGGACACTCATTCTAGAAAATAGAGCAGTGCTGTCTGATGGGGGGCGGGAGGAGTATTCCCACGTCTTGGTCCTGCAGAGACAGCTCCCCGACAGCTCTGAGAAGCCCCAGGGCTCAGTGGCACCCACTTTGAAACTCACCAATCCAAAAAGGAGAATCAAGAAGTAAAAATCTGTCTGTATTCAATTGTATAAAGAGTATAGCTTTGTCATGTAAGATACTAGCACAGCAATTAGTTGCTGGTCTTCTGGGCTTCCTCCAAACCTCAAACCGTTGGCCCCcagacccacacacacacattcattcagCTGAGGGGCAAATGAGATAAATTAAACTGTTTTAATGGCCTCTTGGTATGCATTTCAAGAGAGTTAAGATCAACCCAATTTTCTGCCAGCAGTGTATATAAGCGTTCATTTCGCTAACCGTCAGTAGCATTATCACTGGAAAAGAATTCTGTCCTTTGAAGAAAAGCAATGTTACATTGTTTGAATGTGTCATTACTAGTGAATTAGAATAGCTGTCAGTAtttattaatagttttatttcctcttttgtacATTATCCATGGCTTTTGCGTTTTATGTGGGGAGGGATATTCGTATTCATCTTAGTGGATAAATACCATCTTACTTGGAAAATAGAGCCAAGGGTTAAATTCTAGGAAAAACTAACAGGAAAATCAGGGTAAGTTATCTGACTTACATTAGGTTGAATGAGAGATGGTATCTgagtataaaattttaaatgatcccTACAAAGtataactggaaaaaaatgtgGAGTTATGCTGCCACTTCTTTCCTAAAAAGTAAGCTTCCTTTTATTGATACGATGTTGTCTTACTCGAGTGCCTTCTGTAAAATACACAGAACCATGCAGTCCTCTATTTTACAGTGAACTAACAGACTGTTTAAAAAGGTGACTCACTGAAAGCTCTTCATTGTTGGAATTCCTGGCCCAACATTCAAACCAGGCATAGCTTGCTTTTCTTCTGACACGTTTTAACCCCTCTACTAAATTTTAACGATATATATTTActcttaaaatgaattaaaattattctgtGATGTTCTTTGAGATAATCAAAAACTCTCTGGGATGTATCAGATTGAGGGCTGTGAATAGCATAaaagattgtgtttatttgactAGTGTATATCACAGACCTATTCAAGTACCACCCATTTCTAAATTCTAACAGTCTTAGAAACCAGCTGTAGAAGCAGATTGATATATTTTATCAGAATCCCCAAATTCCTACAACCGTCTCTTCCTAATGACTTTTCAGGTGGGGACACGTGCCAAGACGGCCAATAGATACCTGAAACCCGGGGTAGCGCTGAACCTTACTTACACTACGTTTTCTCCTATACATACCTgcctataataaagtttaatttagaaGTCAGGCACAATGAGAGATTAACAACACTAATAATAAACCAGAACAATTATAACACCATACTGTAGTAAAAGTTATGAGAATGCGGTCTCCCTGAAAACACCTTGCTGTCCTGTACTCACCGAATTTCAGAGCAGAGGACTCTGACTGACAGGTGTTCCCCGACTCCCAGTGGCGAAAGGTCCTCAGGGAAAACAGGTGAACGCTATCAAAGTATGCTTATCTCCGAACCTTTCTGAAACCACAGTTTTAAGGGATCGTCTCTGATTAGGTCTAGAATTCCTCTCCATAGAAGATAACCTACTTCTCGCGCAAATCTGCAGTGTTCTTGCAGGGCTGCTGATGGGTGGTCCTGTTCTTTTCGCAGTCCTGTTTGCGCAGAGATGAAACGGGGAACTTAGCGTATCCCTACCACTCTTTTTGATGACAGGAGTAAAGGGCTGTTCAGACTACCTAAACAATGTTGTTAAGAGAAGCACTCGTACTTCTCAGACTTCGCTGTTCCGGACCCCGCGAGCCAGGGGCAGGCACCGGGTCCACCCGGGGCTGAGCTGCGGCGGCGCCTGACAATGCCCCCTCGCGCCCCGGCCTCGGCGCCCGCTCCCGGCTCCAGCGCGCCTGCACGTACGTAGCCTTCACGTGTGTGTGGATACGGAGTGCATGTGTGGAGACAGAGGAATATGCTCCAACAAATTTCGGATAGAGGCGCCGAAGACAGGACGTGGGGAAGGTAGGAGCCGCGTGCACGGCTCCGGCCCCGGGCGGGAGGCGGCCGCGAGCCGGGCCGGCCGCGCGCAAGTCCGGCGCCAGCCGCTAGAGCCCCCAGTGCGCGGCCCGGCCGCGGGGCGCCTCGACCCGACACAATAAACTCCGAGGGCGGGCGGGCCGAGGGGCCGGTGGGGCCGAGCGGCCGCCCCGCGCAGCATCGCCATGTGAGCGGCTGCCGCGGCCTCGCGGGGACCCAACTTTCCCGGGCGGCGGCGCCCAACTTCCCGCCGCCCGCTCCGGCCCCGCAGGCCTGCGGCGCCAGGGGGAGACGCGAGTAAGTGCGGGCGGCGGTGCCCTCCCGGCCCTCACCCCGCACGCGGCGACCCGGCCGCCTAGCCTCCCTCGCTCAGGCGCGACCGCGGCGTTCTCTGAGGTGGAGTATTACAAACATGGCGCCCCTCGAGCCCGGAGCCCTTCGCGCGGAGCCGGCGGCGGGGTCCGGGCGGGGGGGAgccggggaggagggaggaggccggcagggaggaggaggaggcggcctGAGcgtcccccccgccccccgcgccCGTAGCCGGCTCAGGCCCGAGAGGCGCCGGGCGGCGGGAAGGAGGCGGCACCGGAGGggagggccgggcgcggcggcggcggcggcggtggagGAGCCGGAGCATAATGGTGGGGAAAGCTCGGCGGCGGGGCGGCGGGGCGGCGGGGCGGGCGGGGGCGTCCGTGGAGATGGCGCGGCCCGCGCGGTGGAGCCTGCCTGGCCGCGGCCTCTGGGGCGGCGGCGGCACCAGTGGGTGCTGACGGTCGCTCGCCCGCTCGCGAAGAGCTCCGAGCTGCCGGGGAGCTTTGTGGATGGCGGGGCGGGCCGGGCCGGCGGGGCCTGCGAGGGCGGCGGCGGGGCCTGCGGAGGCTGCCGGCCCGCGCCCACTCGCCTTGGGCGGCCGCGGAGGAGGCCCCGGGATGAGGCCCCGGAGGACCGCGCGGGGCCTGCTCGGGCCGGGAAGCCGCGGAGTCGCGTGAGCACCGCCCGCCGGGCCCCGTGCCCCGCTTTCGGTCAGGCCTCCTGGGCCCGTGCGCAGTCCGGGCCGGCGGGGAACGCGGCTCCGGGCGTGTGGCGGGCGGAGAGGAAGCGTTTGTCGGCGCGGCACGTCGTGTGCTAGCCCGGGAGCGGCGGGCAGGGCTGGCCCCGAGGCCCGGGGCGGAGATTCGTCGGTCCCCCGGGGCTGTGAGCGACCCCGGCAGCGAGGCCGCCGCCTCAACAGGTCCTCGCGGACCTCCGGGACAGTCCTGTGGGGTCCGCCGCCCTCCTCCCACCCAGAGCTCCGGGGAGAGGCTGCTGAGGACGCGGCTGGGACGAGGGGGGGCGCCGGGACCCGGACTTTCACTTGCAGTCTCCCCTCGCGCTTTTCTCCCGAgccgggaggaggaggagctggcgATGTGTGCGCCGTGCCCGGTGTCTTTTGCACAGTGACCGCCGTACCTGTTTTATTCGTGTGTACCAGTGCTCGTTGTGCAGTGCGGTGTCCTATGCGGTGGGTACGCAGTACCGGGGGTTATATATGGTGTGTACTCTGTGTCATATGCAGTGTGCTCGAAGTACCCGGTGTCGTACCAGCTATTATACACGGTGTGTACATGTATCTTCCTCACTTAGGCTGTGCACTCAGCCCCCGGTATTGTGTGCAGTATGTGCCTGGTACCCTGCTGCCGTATGAGCTGTGCGTGTGGTACTCCATGTTATATACGAGTGTATATAGTATCTGGGTAGTATTGAATATATTTACCTTACCTGTTGTCACATACAGTGTGTATGTAGTACCTGGTGTCATATATGCGGTGTGTATAGTACCAGGTGTCATATACTGTGTGCACACAGTACTTGGGGTCATATATGGTGTGTACATAGTATCCTTTCACACTGTGTATGCAGCACCCAGTGTCATATACAGCCCTTACGCGGTTCCTGGTATTCTGTGCAGTATGTGCACGGTACCGTGCTGCCATATGCGGTGTGTATGCAGTATTCAATGTCATATACGTTAGGTATATAGTATCTGGtgtcatatacagtgtatatacacTACCTGGCGTTATCTATGTTTTGTATATATATCTGGTGGCATGTACAGTGTGTATACATTACATAGTGTTATGTATGGTGTGTAGGTAGTACCCAATGTCATATGCCATGCATATATGGTACCCAATGTCATATGCACCATGCATGCACTATCCTTGTCACATAAGCTGTACCCAGTGTCAGATGCAGTGTGTACCTAGTACCGAGTGTCATATGTACTGTGTACACAGTACCCAGTGTCACATCCAGGGTATGTAGTACCCTGGGTCATATACAGTGTGTACATGGTATCTGGTGTCAAGAATGTGAGCCTGGAGGAGATACCCAGGTGGCCCATTCAGGGCCCTGCTGGTAGGAGGGAGTGGTGCAGGCTGGGTTTTTAGGGAGGTCTAGAGCCCTTGGTCCTGCTCACTTAGGTGTTCTGCATCCCACAGTGAGCTGAGTCATATGGAGGCAAGagcattcttaaaaataatttaatctgtTTGTCCAAAAGCAGAAAGTAAATGTTTACTTGTTTTCCTGTAAACTGAGAAATATAGTAGTTTTAGCTTAGTAATTATGGTGTGCACAACGTTTTCAGATTTTTGAGGTTGATTTTAATTAATGATTGGATGTTATCAGGGAGATAGTGTTGGTTGTACTTTGAAAGTTGAAAAGTTAGAGTGCTTTCTGGTAGGCAGGGTCATCTTGGTAGTTCTTCTGAATGTCTTTTTACAAGCAGGAGAAAAAATATGAATGTCTGTAGAGGCATTTAATTTGCCTTGTCTTTGACTAACTGGCACAGGTTACATTATAGTTGTTATTTTTGGTTGACTCATCTTTATAAGATGACCAGGCTAGAGAATCAGAGATCAGAGGATATGGGATGTGATTATGACAGAATCAAAATATTTGTCTTGCTTGACTCTGTGACTTAAAGGATTTCTGTATTTCACATGGTGCTTTTCCCCCATAGAGATTGCTCATATGAAAACCAAATCTTCCTTTTACAGTCTCTAAATTGGACAATTTATTTTTGCAATTACCATTTGTGAGGTGTTTAAATAAATGTACATGTACGAGCTTCCAGCTTCACAAAAAGAAatcaattaaaatgttaaaatttagtTCTTTCATTCATACTGAATACCAttctgttggcttttttttttttttttttttttttttgagatggagtcttgctctgtcgctcaggctggagtgcagtggtgtgatctcggcttactgcaacccctgcctcccaggcttaagcgattctcatgcctcagcctcccaggtagctcatactacaggcatgtgccaccacacctggataattttttgtatttttagtagggggccggggtgggggtggtttaccatgttggccaggtctcaaactctcctggcctcaaatgatccacctgccttggcctcccaaagtgctgagattacagatgtgagccaccgcacccggccctgttGGCGTTTTGAATGGATGCCATGCATGTTTCAATGAATGACATATGTTTATTTGGACTCTCATCCTTCGGTAACCCTCTGAGTTTTTTCTTCTTAGGGTTGTTACGGTAGTGTATAATAGAGGCATTCATACTCTTTGGCATACCTTAATTGAGACACTACTTGGACCTAAGAATTTTACTACTTGCTATAAAAGTATCAAATGTTGCTGTAACTTGCTTACTTAAAGCCCTAACCCTCTGGTATCAGATTTTTGGTAACTTTCTTGTCCTTCAGTTGAATTCTACATGGAGAACATTATTACATTTCAGCAAAGAGGATGtatcttggaagaaaaaaaaagagaaaatagacttAGCCTTATAATAGTTAAAACTTTTCACTGTTTGAAAACCTTAAATTGGATTTaacactgaattttcttttttctttttttgagatactcactctcgctctgtcgcccaggctgcagtgcagtggcacaatcttggctcagtgcagcctctgcctcctgggttcaagcgattctcctgcttcagcctgggattataggcgcccgccactgtgcccggctaatttttctatttcgcCGTgccggtcttaaactcctggcctcagatgatccgcctgccttggcttcccaaagcgctgggactataggcatgagccactgtgcctggcctatcatTACTTTGATGAATGAtattatttttcatctattttaattcatttgaataatacaaataactaaaatacacAGTGTGAGAGTTCTTATTTTAACCATTGgttttatgttaatatttttctttttttcatatctgGCACTCTGTCCATAACTGCTTCAGGTTGCATTTTCTATATTTCCTTGAAGCAGATAGACTTTCTGAATAAAGGAAAACCGGTGTTTTCTCTTCATTTGATCTTCATTAAACCCTCACCAACATTTCTACTAGGAATTCAGCATATGTGAGTTTATTTCTACCAATATCTCTTATATACTTTCAGTTACTTGCAGTGCCATTATCAAGTTTTCAAAACA
This region of Gorilla gorilla gorilla isolate KB3781 chromosome 8, NHGRI_mGorGor1-v2.1_pri, whole genome shotgun sequence genomic DNA includes:
- the LOC134759191 gene encoding translation initiation factor IF-2 is translated as MTPGTTYTLYVTTGTAVTVQKTPGTAHTSPAPPPPGSGEKREGRLQVKVRVPAPPLVPAASSAASPRSSGWEEGGGPHRTVPEVREDLLRRRPRCRGRSQPRGTDESPPRASGPALPAAPGLAHDVPRRQTLPLRPPHARSRVPRRPGLRTGPGGLTESGARGPAGGAHATPRLPGPSRPRAVLRGLIPGPPPRPPKASGRGPAASAGPAAALAGPAGPARPAIHKAPRQLGALRERASDRQHPLVPPPPQRPRPGRLHRAGRAISTDAPARPAAPPPRRRAFPTIMLRLLHRRRRRRARPSPPVPPPSRRPAPLGPEPATGAGGGGDAQAASSSSLPASSLLPGSPPPGPRRRLRAKGSGLEGRHVCNTPPQRTPRSRLSEGG